In Campylobacter sp. 2014D-0216, the following proteins share a genomic window:
- the tyrS gene encoding tyrosine--tRNA ligase, which produces MDINEIIKEIKRGIAEIIDEERLVSLVKNYYEKGENFFVKAGFDPTAADLHLGHTVVLSKMALLQKHGAIVQFLIGDFTAQIGDPTGKSATRKKLDREEVLKNAKTYEEQVFKILDPDKTQIHFNSKWLNELGASGIVELTSTFSVARMLERDDFTKRFKEQSPISICEFLYPLLQGYDSVALKSDIEMGGTDQKFNLLMGRQLQRVYDCKKEQAVMMMPLLEGLDGVNKMSKSLGNYIGVTEDAKDMYAKVLSISDELMFRYYELLSEKSLNEISQIKEDISNGLLHPKKAKENLALEITTRFHSSECALKAKEEFDKIHSAKELPSDMPSFTLEGSIWLAKAIVECKMESSTSAARRLINSNAVSVNGEKVQDEQLQLENGEYILQVGKRKFAKLKVV; this is translated from the coding sequence ATGGATATTAATGAAATTATTAAAGAAATTAAAAGAGGAATTGCAGAAATCATTGATGAGGAAAGATTAGTTTCTTTGGTAAAAAATTATTATGAAAAAGGTGAAAACTTTTTTGTAAAAGCTGGTTTTGATCCAACAGCAGCTGATTTGCATTTAGGCCATACGGTAGTTTTAAGCAAGATGGCTTTGCTTCAAAAACATGGAGCGATTGTACAGTTTTTAATAGGCGATTTTACTGCACAAATAGGCGATCCTACAGGAAAAAGCGCAACAAGAAAGAAGCTTGATAGAGAAGAAGTGCTAAAAAATGCTAAAACTTACGAAGAGCAAGTTTTTAAAATTCTAGATCCTGATAAAACTCAAATTCATTTCAACTCTAAATGGTTAAATGAATTAGGTGCAAGCGGTATAGTGGAGTTGACTTCGACATTTAGTGTAGCTAGAATGCTTGAAAGAGATGATTTTACTAAGCGTTTTAAAGAACAAAGCCCTATATCAATTTGTGAGTTTTTGTATCCACTTTTGCAAGGTTATGATAGTGTTGCCTTAAAAAGCGATATAGAAATGGGCGGAACTGATCAAAAATTTAATCTTTTGATGGGTAGACAACTTCAAAGAGTGTATGATTGTAAAAAAGAACAAGCGGTTATGATGATGCCATTGCTTGAAGGTCTTGATGGCGTAAATAAAATGAGCAAAAGCTTAGGAAATTATATCGGTGTAACTGAAGATGCAAAAGATATGTATGCTAAGGTTTTAAGTATAAGCGATGAATTGATGTTTAGGTATTATGAGCTTTTAAGTGAAAAAAGTTTAAACGAAATTTCACAAATTAAAGAAGATATTAGCAATGGTTTATTACACCCTAAAAAAGCCAAAGAAAACTTAGCTTTAGAAATCACTACACGTTTTCATTCTAGTGAATGTGCATTAAAAGCTAAGGAAGAATTTGATAAAATTCACAGTGCAAAAGAGCTTCCTAGTGATATGCCAAGTTTTACTTTAGAAGGTAGTATTTGGCTAGCAAAAGCTATAGTAGAATGTAAAATGGAAAGCTCCACTTCAGCTGCAAGAAGATTGATTAATTCAAATGCAGTAAGTGTTAATGGTGAAAAAGTTCAAGATGAACAACTCCAACTAGAAAATGGCGAATATATTTTACAAGTTGGAAAAAGAAAATTTGCAAAATTAAAGGTTGTATGA
- the mnmC gene encoding bifunctional tRNA (5-methylaminomethyl-2-thiouridine)(34)-methyltransferase MnmD/FAD-dependent 5-carboxymethylaminomethyl-2-thiouridine(34) oxidoreductase MnmC, whose product MKKAKIIIKDNAPFSLDFDDYYFNSSDGLSESRYIYTNAFELNKEKTIVAELGFGIGLNFFLTLKRFLREKKDKQKLFYVSFENFYIEKEKLREIYQTLGFYEEFKDWLEPFLQAYPYCKDGVYRFYFQDSFLDLVFGEAKEKLQKLDFKADVWYLDGFAPAKNQDMFNEDIVGLVAKNSKKDTKILTFSAASILKKSLLAHGFEVQKVKGFKKREMIQAIYKGLELEDKFGYFKTPSLKNPPKKVAIIGAGIASASLAYELSLRNIQADVFEKKDSLGKGASGNINGILSSLILKPNVLLGEFSQYAYIEASRFYRQVLNLQPQGVYEFAHNELMQERFDSQKDNVLFDIVKHQAFLRDGMCIKPQEIVKTLLKKSGANVFFEYEFLNYTYDEKFTLYFDRERVLKDYDVLIYAQGASVREFLNYKFMSLSSVRGQCTHLKPFLKNTHALSSKGYVCPINDEINMQLIGASYDRLNQDEQLLEEDDKSNIENIKEFLHDEKLEVIGGKVGFRSYSSDRFAIVGQAYDENFYLQNYKGLLWHKNKVQKRPNDFLPLYFSIAHGSRAFASAIVCARAICSMIFDEVQMENDFLYALHPARFLIRQLKKGKV is encoded by the coding sequence ATGAAAAAAGCAAAGATTATCATCAAGGACAATGCGCCATTTTCTTTAGATTTTGATGATTATTATTTTAATTCTAGCGATGGTTTAAGCGAAAGTCGGTATATTTATACCAATGCCTTTGAATTAAATAAAGAAAAAACAATTGTCGCAGAGCTTGGTTTTGGTATAGGTTTAAATTTCTTTCTTACTTTAAAGCGCTTTTTAAGAGAAAAAAAAGACAAGCAAAAACTTTTTTACGTGAGTTTTGAAAATTTTTATATAGAAAAAGAAAAATTAAGGGAAATTTACCAAACTCTTGGGTTTTATGAAGAATTTAAGGATTGGTTGGAGCCGTTTTTGCAAGCTTATCCTTATTGTAAAGATGGGGTTTATAGATTTTATTTTCAAGATAGTTTTTTGGATTTAGTTTTTGGGGAAGCTAAAGAGAAATTACAGAAATTAGATTTTAAAGCAGATGTTTGGTATTTAGATGGTTTTGCACCGGCAAAAAATCAAGATATGTTTAATGAAGATATTGTAGGCTTGGTTGCTAAAAATTCAAAAAAAGATACCAAGATTCTTACGTTTTCTGCTGCTAGTATTTTGAAAAAATCTTTGCTTGCTCATGGTTTTGAAGTTCAAAAAGTTAAGGGTTTTAAAAAAAGAGAAATGATTCAAGCTATATACAAAGGCTTAGAATTAGAAGATAAATTTGGTTATTTTAAAACCCCTTCTTTGAAAAATCCACCTAAGAAAGTTGCTATTATCGGTGCTGGGATTGCTAGCGCAAGTTTAGCTTATGAATTATCTTTGCGAAATATACAAGCAGATGTTTTTGAAAAAAAAGACAGTCTAGGTAAAGGTGCTTCGGGAAATATCAATGGAATTTTGAGTTCATTGATATTAAAGCCAAATGTTTTACTAGGTGAGTTTTCTCAGTATGCTTATATCGAAGCAAGTAGATTTTATAGACAAGTTTTAAATTTACAACCTCAAGGTGTTTATGAGTTTGCACATAATGAGTTAATGCAAGAACGTTTTGATAGTCAAAAAGATAATGTTTTATTTGATATTGTAAAACATCAAGCTTTTTTACGAGATGGAATGTGTATAAAACCTCAAGAAATAGTTAAAACCTTATTGAAAAAAAGCGGTGCCAATGTGTTTTTTGAATATGAGTTTTTAAACTATACTTATGATGAAAAATTCACCTTATATTTTGACCGCGAAAGAGTATTGAAAGATTATGATGTTTTAATTTATGCTCAAGGAGCTAGCGTTAGAGAATTTTTAAATTATAAATTTATGAGTTTAAGTAGTGTAAGAGGTCAGTGTACGCATTTAAAACCGTTTTTAAAAAACACTCATGCGCTTTCCTCGAAAGGATATGTTTGCCCTATTAACGATGAGATAAATATGCAACTAATTGGTGCAAGTTATGATAGGCTTAATCAAGATGAGCAACTTTTAGAAGAGGATGATAAAAGCAATATTGAAAATATCAAAGAGTTTTTGCATGATGAAAAATTAGAAGTTATTGGTGGTAAAGTTGGATTTAGATCGTACTCAAGTGATAGATTTGCTATAGTAGGTCAAGCGTATGATGAAAATTTTTATTTGCAAAATTATAAAGGACTTTTATGGCATAAAAATAAAGTTCAAAAAAGACCAAATGATTTTTTACCACTGTATTTTTCAATTGCGCATGGCTCTAGGGCTTTTGCGAGTGCTATAGTTTGCGCTAGAGCTATTTGTTCGATGATTTTTGATGAAGTACAAATGGAAAATGATTTTTTATATGCTTTACATCCTGCTCGCTTTTTAATTCGTCAGCTCAAAAAAGGAAAAGTTTAG
- a CDS encoding N-acetylmuramoyl-L-alanine amidase: MLKIFFVFLIFCCSVFANAEVKNFDQNFLTSNAEEKLQLHQQLKSLYIQSVINDNNEEKNEILKRLIISSNFLGFDDKAYVQELKESGVGEAEISRLKNALNVIQDQKIKKDQNKKENNTTVVNKKEDKKEDKKEDKKEDKKEDKKEDKKEDKKEDKKEDKKEDKKEDKKEDKKEDKKEDKKEDKKEDKKEDKKEDKKDSATDELFVLDVKKLDSGVMLDLSKKISQKEIKNFTLKGENNVRYVADFEGVLKGPKKNFDFKEFDIIVSQFNPTTMRLVLTSKKELKVKIELKDENLYMGLEKAEKAEKAQAPKAIVKKQENVKKTPAGKQEPLYILKSNKEKNGVSLKLSSDIDIEDIKISSFKDGKIYRSIVSFEAILEGDRRKIDVSKNQSITIVQFNKTTVRAVLSSNVDFKTNIDLDDDLFIGFEKKTKTTVAKSNTKIQKPSIRKSGKVIVIDPGHGGKDPGTLGDKGVREKDVVLSVSLKLGNELKKRGYKIFYTRSTDKFINLRDRTSMANEKMADLFISVHANAAPNKQRAKTLQGIETFFLSPARSERSKKAAELENQSDFEEMNYFSKQTFLNFLNREKIVASNKLAIDVQKKILSNVRKKYKVVDGGVREAPFWVLVGAQMPAILIEIGYISHPSERNRLLNKNFQDLLAIGIANGIESYFYKNQ; encoded by the coding sequence ATGCTTAAAATATTTTTTGTTTTTTTGATATTTTGCTGTAGTGTTTTTGCAAATGCAGAGGTGAAAAATTTTGATCAAAATTTTTTAACCTCTAATGCAGAAGAAAAACTACAACTACATCAGCAACTAAAATCTCTATATATACAAAGCGTGATTAATGACAATAATGAAGAAAAAAATGAAATTTTAAAAAGATTGATCATTAGTTCCAATTTTTTAGGCTTTGATGATAAAGCTTATGTGCAAGAGCTTAAAGAAAGTGGAGTAGGTGAGGCAGAGATTTCTCGCTTAAAAAATGCTTTGAATGTTATCCAAGATCAAAAAATTAAAAAAGATCAAAATAAAAAAGAAAATAACACTACAGTTGTCAATAAGAAAGAAGATAAGAAAGAAGATAAGAAAGAAGATAAGAAAGAAGATAAGAAAGAAGATAAGAAAGAAGATAAGAAAGAAGATAAGAAAGAAGATAAGAAAGAAGATAAGAAAGAAGATAAGAAAGAAGATAAGAAAGAAGATAAGAAAGAAGATAAGAAAGAAGATAAGAAAGAAGATAAGAAAGAAGATAAGAAAGAAGATAAGAAAGAAGATAAGAAAGACTCGGCCACAGATGAACTTTTTGTGCTTGATGTTAAAAAGCTTGATAGTGGTGTGATGTTGGATTTGAGTAAAAAAATTAGTCAGAAAGAAATTAAAAATTTCACACTAAAAGGCGAGAATAATGTTCGCTATGTGGCTGATTTTGAAGGGGTATTGAAGGGACCTAAGAAAAATTTTGATTTTAAAGAGTTTGACATCATTGTATCGCAGTTTAATCCAACTACAATGCGTTTGGTTTTAACTTCAAAAAAAGAATTGAAAGTTAAAATCGAGTTAAAAGATGAAAATCTTTATATGGGACTTGAAAAAGCTGAAAAAGCTGAAAAAGCCCAGGCACCCAAAGCTATTGTGAAAAAACAGGAAAATGTTAAAAAGACTCCAGCTGGCAAACAAGAGCCATTGTATATTTTAAAATCGAACAAAGAAAAAAATGGTGTGAGCTTAAAATTAAGCAGCGATATTGATATCGAAGATATTAAAATTAGTTCTTTTAAAGATGGTAAAATATATCGTTCAATCGTGAGTTTTGAGGCTATCTTAGAAGGAGATAGAAGAAAAATTGATGTTAGCAAAAATCAATCTATTACTATTGTACAATTTAATAAAACAACCGTTAGAGCGGTATTGAGTTCTAATGTTGATTTTAAAACAAATATTGATTTAGATGATGATTTGTTTATTGGTTTTGAGAAAAAAACTAAAACCACAGTTGCAAAATCCAATACTAAAATTCAAAAACCAAGTATTAGAAAATCAGGCAAGGTGATTGTGATTGATCCAGGTCATGGTGGAAAAGATCCTGGTACTTTAGGCGACAAAGGCGTAAGGGAAAAAGATGTGGTTTTGAGTGTATCGCTTAAACTTGGCAATGAACTAAAAAAACGAGGGTACAAGATCTTTTACACTAGAAGCACAGATAAATTTATAAATCTTAGAGATAGAACTTCCATGGCTAATGAAAAAATGGCAGATTTGTTTATCTCTGTTCATGCAAACGCAGCTCCAAATAAACAAAGAGCTAAAACTTTACAAGGGATTGAAACTTTCTTTTTATCGCCAGCAAGAAGTGAAAGAAGTAAAAAGGCAGCAGAATTGGAAAATCAATCTGACTTTGAAGAAATGAATTATTTTTCTAAGCAAACCTTTTTAAATTTTTTAAATCGTGAAAAAATAGTCGCTTCTAATAAACTTGCTATTGATGTGCAAAAAAAGATTTTAAGTAATGTAAGAAAAAAATACAAAGTTGTTGATGGTGGAGTGAGAGAAGCGCCATTTTGGGTTTTAGTGGGTGCGCAAATGCCTGCGATTTTGATTGAGATAGGTTATATTAGTCATCCTAGCGAAAGAAATCGATTGCTAAATAAAAATTTCCAAGATCTATTGGCTATTGGTATTGCAAATGGAATAGAGAGCTATTTTTATAAAAATCAATGA
- a CDS encoding nitronate monooxygenase, with amino-acid sequence MSFKALKIGKHEIKYPIFQGGMGLGISWDRLASAVSLNGGLGIISSVGTGYYENRTHIDKEFNAKPYGSDNFYSKAGLKALIDNARKVCKDAPLGCNILYASNNYAQIARNACEVGFNVIVSGAGLPTNLPEFTQDYPDVALVPIVSSAKALKIICKRWQSRYNRLPDAVIVEGPKSGGHQGFTYEQCLMEEYQLENVVPQVAQEIKNWGDIPLIAAGGIWDKQDIEKMISLGASGVQMGTRFIGTFECDASDEFKQVLLECKKEDIELLKSPVGYPARGVRTNLLNLVDKKMGPKISCVSNCVAPCGRGKEATKVGYCIADRLYDAWSGKKETGLFFTGANGYRLEKLISVEELINKLVNGEDA; translated from the coding sequence ATGAGTTTTAAAGCTTTAAAAATTGGAAAGCACGAGATAAAATATCCTATATTTCAAGGTGGTATGGGTCTTGGTATAAGCTGGGATAGACTTGCTTCTGCAGTTTCTTTAAATGGTGGTTTAGGGATTATTTCTTCAGTTGGTACAGGTTATTATGAAAATAGAACACACATTGATAAAGAATTCAATGCAAAGCCTTATGGTAGTGATAATTTTTACTCTAAAGCGGGCTTGAAAGCTTTGATTGATAATGCTAGAAAAGTTTGTAAAGATGCGCCTTTGGGCTGTAATATTTTATATGCAAGTAACAATTATGCTCAAATTGCCCGTAATGCTTGTGAAGTAGGCTTTAATGTGATAGTTTCGGGTGCAGGACTCCCTACTAATTTACCTGAATTTACGCAAGATTATCCCGATGTTGCTTTAGTACCTATCGTATCATCTGCTAAAGCTTTAAAAATCATTTGCAAAAGATGGCAAAGTAGATATAATCGTTTGCCTGATGCAGTTATCGTTGAGGGTCCAAAAAGTGGAGGGCATCAAGGTTTTACCTATGAGCAATGCTTGATGGAAGAGTATCAATTAGAAAATGTAGTACCACAGGTTGCACAAGAGATTAAAAACTGGGGCGACATACCTCTGATCGCTGCAGGTGGAATTTGGGATAAACAAGATATAGAAAAAATGATTTCTCTAGGTGCAAGTGGAGTTCAAATGGGAACACGCTTTATCGGTACTTTTGAATGTGATGCGAGTGATGAATTTAAACAAGTATTACTCGAATGTAAAAAAGAAGATATTGAGCTTTTAAAATCTCCTGTTGGGTATCCTGCAAGGGGGGTAAGAACAAATCTTTTAAATCTAGTTGATAAAAAAATGGGTCCTAAAATTTCTTGCGTAAGTAATTGTGTTGCTCCGTGTGGAAGGGGTAAAGAGGCTACTAAAGTGGGGTATTGTATCGCGGATAGATTATATGATGCATGGAGCGGTAAAAAAGAAACAGGTTTGTTTTTTACCGGTGCAAATGGATATAGGCTTGAAAAACTTATCAGTGTAGAAGAGCTAATAAATAAACTTGTTAATGGCGAAGATGCTTAA